A single region of the Xenopus laevis strain J_2021 chromosome 4L, Xenopus_laevis_v10.1, whole genome shotgun sequence genome encodes:
- the LOC100217317 gene encoding uncharacterized protein LOC100217317 (The RefSeq protein has 1 substitution, 1 frameshift compared to this genomic sequence), with product MRRCGSDHVHTLAVFMIDQYLQRHVKLIHTEERNHICDQCRQAFKQQKHLSVHQSIQEQASMPTVNRDTAVGRKGQALHLYPSEDSTLFPWIHSSWLSCTLQPTGLISSGTANLGTLLFCSLASRFIPGLQPQSYSISATINPEHLV from the exons ATGAGGAGGTGCGGGAGCGACCATGTCCACACCCTGGCTGCAACA GTATTTATGATAGACCAGTACCTACAGAGGCATGTCAAGCTCATTCACACAG AGGAGAGAAACCACATTTGTGACCAGTGTAGACAAGCTTTCAAGCAACAGAAGCACCTCTCTGTGCACCAG TCTATACAAGAACAAGCTTCGATGCCTACTGTCAACCGAGACACAGCTGTCGGACGTAAAGGGCAGGCTCTCCATCTCTATCCCTCCGAAGATTCTACACTCTTTCCCTGGATCCACTCATCTTGGCTCAGCTGCACGTTACAGCCCACAGGTCTGATTTCTTCTGGGACCGCCAACCTAGGAACACTTCTCTTCTGCTCCCTTGCGTCTCGCTTCATCCCTGGTCTTCAGCCCCAGAGCTACAGTATCAGCACCACCATCAACCCG